A DNA window from Stutzerimonas stutzeri contains the following coding sequences:
- a CDS encoding efflux RND transporter periplasmic adaptor subunit — protein sequence MLRRMLFMLGAVVVVVAILAALKFNSIYQQIQQFQAPKPAINVETELARRMDWQSRLPAIGTLRASQGIDLSVEIAGTITDVQFQSGEKVSKGQAIVLLDSEMEQASLASAEADLNLSRVEFQRARSLLDRQAISRSEYDRLNAESQKAQASVAQLRASLAKKRVLAPFAGTIGIRQVDVGDYIAAGTPIATLQDLTRLYVDFFLAEQHVPLLALGQKVQLRVAAYPDERFEGVITALNPKVETSTRNVQVRAELANPDGRLLPGMFADLQVLLPTETAQVVVPETAITYTLYGNSVLLVTEGTPPEGISTDEPYLVVERRFVTTGERRDGLTVVFEGLEGGEQVIIAGQLKLDSGAHVAISESRTLKLEGSQQPATN from the coding sequence ATGTTGCGCCGCATGCTGTTCATGCTCGGCGCGGTGGTCGTCGTCGTTGCGATCCTCGCCGCACTCAAGTTCAACTCGATCTACCAACAGATTCAGCAGTTCCAGGCACCCAAGCCGGCAATCAATGTCGAAACCGAGCTCGCCCGGCGCATGGACTGGCAAAGCCGCCTGCCGGCAATCGGCACGCTCAGAGCTTCTCAAGGCATCGACCTCAGCGTCGAGATCGCCGGGACGATCACCGACGTACAATTCCAGTCTGGCGAGAAGGTCAGCAAAGGCCAGGCGATTGTGCTGCTGGACAGCGAAATGGAGCAGGCCAGCCTGGCCAGCGCCGAAGCCGACCTCAACCTGTCCCGAGTGGAATTTCAGCGCGCACGCAGCCTGCTTGATCGCCAGGCCATCTCCCGCAGCGAGTACGACCGGCTCAACGCCGAATCGCAGAAGGCCCAGGCAAGCGTTGCCCAGCTGCGCGCCAGCCTGGCCAAGAAGCGCGTGCTGGCACCCTTTGCCGGCACTATCGGCATTCGTCAGGTGGACGTAGGTGACTACATCGCTGCCGGCACGCCGATCGCCACGCTGCAGGACCTGACCAGGCTATACGTCGACTTCTTTCTGGCCGAACAGCATGTGCCGCTGCTAGCCCTCGGACAGAAGGTTCAGCTGCGCGTAGCCGCCTACCCCGACGAACGTTTCGAAGGCGTGATCACCGCGCTGAACCCGAAAGTGGAGACCAGCACCCGTAACGTTCAGGTGCGCGCCGAGCTGGCCAACCCGGACGGCCGTCTGTTGCCCGGCATGTTCGCTGATCTTCAAGTATTGCTGCCGACCGAAACGGCGCAGGTGGTCGTGCCGGAAACGGCCATCACCTACACGCTGTACGGCAACTCGGTACTGCTGGTGACCGAAGGCACGCCGCCGGAAGGTATCAGCACGGACGAGCCTTACCTGGTGGTCGAACGCCGCTTCGTCACCACCGGCGAGCGACGCGATGGGCTGACGGTCGTCTTCGAAGGCCTCGAGGGCGGCGAGCAAGTGATCATTGCCGGCCAGCTCAAGCTGGACAGCGGCGCCCATGTCGCGATCAGCGAAAGCCGTACCCTCAAGCTGGAAGGCTCGCAGCAGCCGGCGACCAACTGA
- a CDS encoding DUF1513 domain-containing protein, with protein sequence MRRRTLLGLTGAVLAAGGITGWTLTRHGGQPVLLSARNDSNGQHYAVGYRLDGSQVFATPVAERCHDVYPHPYLPLAVFVGRRPSRESYLIDSRDGRLLQTLTSPAHRHFYGHGVFHKEGEWFYTTENDTSDAGRGVLGVYRLEGRQLLRVGEHATHGVGPHQLLWMPDGETLVIANGGIRTEADSREMMNLAAMEPSLVLLRRDGTLISKEQLPEQMNSVRHLAVAADGTVVSGQQYEGDPMDRVPLLAIKRPGQAFQHFPLGEAQRQIMNQYTASLAIHDELRLLAVTAPRGNKVFIWDLDSAELRQEAHLPDCAGVAAVAEGFVVSSGQGRCRLFDCRGKQIASTPLELPAGLWDNHLRIV encoded by the coding sequence ATGAGGCGCCGCACCCTGCTTGGCCTGACCGGCGCCGTGCTTGCCGCTGGCGGTATAACCGGCTGGACGCTGACCCGTCATGGCGGACAGCCGGTGTTGCTGTCGGCGCGCAACGACAGTAACGGTCAACACTACGCGGTCGGCTACCGTCTCGACGGCAGCCAGGTATTCGCCACCCCTGTCGCCGAGCGCTGCCACGATGTTTACCCGCACCCGTACCTGCCGCTAGCGGTGTTCGTCGGTCGTCGCCCGAGTCGCGAAAGTTATCTGATCGACTCGCGTGACGGGCGCTTGCTGCAGACGCTGACGTCGCCGGCCCACCGCCACTTCTACGGTCACGGTGTGTTTCACAAGGAAGGCGAGTGGTTTTACACCACGGAGAACGACACCTCCGATGCCGGCCGCGGCGTACTCGGCGTCTATCGATTGGAAGGCCGCCAACTGCTGCGCGTCGGCGAGCACGCGACCCACGGAGTCGGCCCGCATCAGCTGTTGTGGATGCCGGACGGCGAAACCCTGGTCATCGCCAACGGCGGTATCCGCACCGAGGCCGACAGCCGCGAGATGATGAATCTCGCCGCCATGGAGCCGAGCCTGGTCCTGCTGCGCCGCGACGGCACCCTGATCAGCAAGGAACAGCTACCCGAGCAGATGAACAGCGTCCGCCACCTCGCCGTGGCGGCAGACGGCACTGTCGTGAGCGGTCAGCAATACGAAGGCGACCCAATGGACCGCGTACCGCTGCTGGCAATCAAGCGGCCGGGGCAAGCCTTCCAGCACTTCCCGCTTGGCGAGGCGCAGCGGCAGATCATGAACCAATACACCGCAAGCCTCGCCATTCACGACGAATTGCGCCTGCTGGCGGTGACCGCGCCGCGCGGTAACAAGGTCTTCATCTGGGATCTGGACAGCGCCGAACTGCGACAGGAAGCGCACCTACCCGACTGCGCCGGCGTCGCCGCGGTTGCCGAAGGCTTCGTGGTCAGTTCTGGCCAGGGCCGTTGCCGATTGTTCGACTGCCGCGGCAAGCAGATCGCCAGTACGCCGCTGGAGCTGCCGGCAGGGCTCTGGGACAACCACCTGCGCATCGTCTAG
- a CDS encoding multidrug efflux RND transporter permease subunit: MAFTDPFIRRPVLASVISLLIVLLGVQAFNSLTIRQYPQMESALITVTTAYPGANAETIQGYITQPLQQSLASAEGVDYMTSVSQQNASVISVYARIGADTDRLYTELLSQANSVKNQLPQSAEDPVLNKQAADSTALMYISFYSDQLSNPQITDYLSRVIQPKLATLPGMAEAEILGNQVFAMRLWLDPVKLAAYGVSASDVNEAVRKYNFLSAAGEVKGQYVVTSINADTELKTPEAFAAIPLRTQGDSRVLLGDVARVEMGAESYNSISSFDGIPSVYIGIKGTPSANPLDVIKEVRAIMPQIEAQLPPGLKASIAYDATEFIQASIDEVVKTLAEAAVIVVIVVFLFLGSLRTVLIPVVTIPLSMIGVMFFMQAMGYSINLLTLLAMVLAIGLVVDDAIVVVENIHRHIEQGKAPFQAAIDGAREIAMPVVTMTITLAAVYAPIGFLQGLTGALFQEFALTLAGAVLISGVVALTLSPMMCSKLLRHEENPSGFANRLDELFERLKQRYQRALHGTLNTRPVVLVFAVLVLALIPALLMFTESELAPEEDQGIVFMMASAPKTANLDYLNAYTDQFLEIFQSFPEYYSWFQINGFDGVQSGIGGFLLKPWDERERSQMEILPEVQAKLDRLPGLQIFGFNLPSLPGTGEGLPFQFVINTANDYETLLQVTDRIRKRAEESGKFAFLDVDLAFDKPEIVVEIDREKAAQMGVSMEDLGLTLSTLLGEGEINRFTIEGRSYKVIAQVERAYRDNPEWLSNYYVRNGQGQMLPLSTLIKVRDRARPTQLKQFQQLNAAMIQGFPIVSMGEAIDTLQTIAREEAPDGFGFDYAGASRQYIQEGNALYLTFALALAVIFLVLAAQFESFRDPLVILVTVPLSVCGALVPLFLGLSSMNIYTQVGLVTLIGLISKHGIMIVEFANQLRREQGLSRREAVEEAAAIRLRPVLMTTAATVFGMVPLIIASGAGAVSRFDIGLVIATGMSVGTLFTLFVLPAVYDLVAQPDRVPSERAVVSAS, translated from the coding sequence ATGGCTTTCACCGATCCCTTCATCCGCCGACCCGTGCTGGCAAGCGTCATCAGCCTGCTGATCGTGCTGCTCGGCGTGCAGGCGTTCAACAGCCTGACCATTCGCCAGTATCCGCAGATGGAAAGCGCCCTGATCACGGTCACTACCGCCTATCCGGGCGCCAATGCCGAAACCATTCAGGGCTATATCACCCAGCCGCTCCAGCAGAGCCTGGCCAGCGCCGAAGGCGTTGACTACATGACCTCGGTCAGCCAGCAGAACGCCTCGGTAATCTCTGTGTACGCGCGCATCGGTGCCGACACCGACCGTCTCTACACCGAGCTGCTCAGCCAGGCCAACTCGGTGAAGAATCAGCTGCCGCAGAGCGCCGAGGACCCCGTGCTGAACAAGCAGGCGGCCGACTCCACCGCGCTGATGTACATCAGCTTCTACAGCGACCAGCTCTCCAACCCGCAAATCACCGACTATCTGTCGCGAGTGATTCAGCCGAAGCTGGCCACGCTGCCGGGCATGGCCGAAGCGGAAATCCTCGGCAATCAGGTCTTCGCCATGCGCCTCTGGCTGGATCCGGTGAAGCTCGCGGCGTACGGGGTTTCCGCCAGTGACGTCAACGAGGCGGTGCGCAAGTACAACTTCCTCTCCGCGGCTGGCGAGGTGAAAGGTCAGTATGTAGTCACCAGCATCAACGCCGACACCGAACTGAAGACTCCGGAGGCGTTCGCCGCGATCCCGCTGCGCACCCAAGGCGACAGCCGGGTGCTGCTGGGCGACGTCGCGCGGGTGGAGATGGGTGCCGAGAGCTACAACTCGATCAGCTCTTTCGACGGCATTCCCTCCGTCTATATCGGCATCAAGGGTACCCCCAGCGCCAACCCGCTTGATGTGATCAAGGAAGTGCGCGCAATCATGCCGCAGATCGAGGCGCAATTGCCGCCCGGACTCAAGGCCAGCATCGCCTACGACGCCACCGAGTTCATCCAGGCCTCCATCGACGAGGTGGTGAAGACCCTGGCCGAGGCGGCAGTGATCGTCGTCATCGTTGTGTTCCTCTTCCTCGGCTCGCTGCGCACCGTGCTGATTCCGGTGGTGACCATTCCCCTGTCGATGATCGGCGTGATGTTCTTCATGCAGGCCATGGGTTATTCGATCAACCTGCTGACGCTGCTGGCCATGGTGTTGGCAATCGGTCTGGTGGTGGACGACGCCATCGTCGTGGTGGAAAACATCCACCGGCATATCGAACAGGGCAAGGCGCCGTTTCAGGCGGCCATCGACGGCGCGCGGGAAATCGCCATGCCGGTGGTGACGATGACCATTACCCTGGCGGCGGTCTATGCGCCCATCGGCTTCCTACAGGGGCTCACCGGAGCGCTGTTCCAGGAGTTTGCCCTGACCTTGGCCGGGGCCGTGCTGATTTCCGGCGTCGTGGCGCTGACGCTGTCACCGATGATGTGTTCGAAGCTGCTGCGTCACGAGGAGAACCCCAGCGGATTTGCCAACCGTCTGGACGAGCTGTTCGAGCGGCTGAAGCAACGTTACCAGCGCGCTCTGCACGGCACCCTGAACACGCGCCCGGTGGTGCTGGTGTTTGCCGTGCTGGTCCTCGCGCTGATTCCCGCCCTGCTCATGTTCACCGAAAGCGAACTGGCGCCAGAAGAGGACCAGGGCATCGTATTCATGATGGCCAGCGCGCCAAAAACCGCCAACCTGGACTATCTGAACGCCTACACCGACCAGTTCCTGGAGATATTCCAGAGCTTTCCGGAGTACTACTCCTGGTTCCAGATCAATGGCTTCGATGGCGTGCAAAGCGGCATCGGCGGCTTCTTGCTCAAACCCTGGGATGAGCGCGAGCGCTCGCAGATGGAAATCCTCCCCGAAGTGCAGGCCAAGCTCGACCGCCTGCCCGGCCTGCAGATCTTCGGCTTCAACCTGCCCTCGCTACCTGGCACGGGTGAGGGTCTGCCGTTCCAGTTCGTCATCAACACGGCGAACGACTACGAGACGCTGCTGCAAGTGACCGACCGCATCCGCAAGCGCGCCGAGGAATCGGGCAAATTCGCCTTCCTCGATGTGGATCTGGCCTTCGACAAACCGGAGATCGTGGTCGAGATCGACCGCGAGAAGGCCGCGCAAATGGGCGTCTCCATGGAGGACCTCGGCCTGACACTGAGTACCCTTCTCGGCGAGGGCGAGATCAACCGCTTCACCATCGAGGGTCGCAGCTACAAGGTCATCGCTCAAGTCGAGCGCGCCTACCGCGACAACCCCGAGTGGCTGAGCAACTACTACGTGCGCAACGGGCAAGGTCAGATGCTGCCTCTGTCGACGCTGATAAAGGTGCGTGATCGCGCACGCCCAACCCAGCTCAAGCAGTTCCAGCAACTCAACGCGGCAATGATCCAGGGCTTTCCGATCGTCAGCATGGGGGAAGCGATCGATACGCTGCAGACCATAGCCCGCGAAGAGGCGCCCGACGGCTTCGGTTTCGATTACGCCGGTGCCTCGCGGCAGTACATCCAGGAAGGCAACGCGCTGTATCTGACCTTTGCTTTGGCTTTGGCGGTGATTTTCCTGGTGCTGGCTGCCCAGTTTGAAAGCTTCCGCGATCCGCTGGTCATCCTGGTTACCGTGCCACTCTCGGTCTGCGGTGCGCTGGTGCCGCTGTTTCTCGGCCTGTCGAGCATGAACATCTATACACAGGTGGGCTTGGTGACGCTGATCGGCCTGATCAGCAAGCACGGCATCATGATCGTCGAATTCGCCAATCAGCTGCGCCGTGAACAAGGGCTGAGTCGACGCGAAGCGGTGGAAGAAGCCGCGGCGATCCGCCTGCGCCCGGTACTGATGACCACTGCTGCAACAGTGTTCGGCATGGTGCCGCTGATCATTGCCAGCGGTGCCGGTGCGGTCAGCCGCTTCGATATCGGCCTGGTGATCGCCACCGGCATGTCGGTGGGGACGTTGTTCACCCTGTTCGTGCTACCAGCGGTCTATGACCTCGTAGCCCAGCCGGACCGCGTACCGAGCGAGCGCGCGGTGGTCAGCGCCAGCTGA
- a CDS encoding methyl-accepting chemotaxis protein translates to MLQKSLRAQILALIGGSLLLTLLIALVCIRMLSGNIDHFQKLLDGPLAELQLIDEANLEFKVQVQEWKNVLLRGKQSDTRARYWSQFESQETKVQKILGDLLVLSADEPTLAAQIERLRNEHRTLGVAYRKGLTDYIAADADPLAGDAAVAGIDRATSAQLSELVNQLHDAAEQRSETIRADAETTAMLGPVIMILAAVVVALLSLWLVNRQIIEPIRSLIEHIARLSQGKFSDRVDASRADELGRLAVAANVLRDFLADTFTRLRQSTSNLDSASGELSAIAKMMADGTREQFSRTDQVATAMHEMSATAQEVSRHAAEAAQAADAADHAAQQGETVMRATIATITEMSGEIANTAAVIRRLEGDSGRIGKVLEVIRGIADQTNLLALNAAIEAARAGDAGRGFAVVADEVRTLAQRTAESTAEIHQIIDTVQTGASNAVRAIENGQTRSEQGVGQVTEAGQMLQRITEAVEAIRDMNRQIATAAEEQTAVAEDISRNITEITSIATINQQNVERTETASQNLHGLSAQLTEVTQRLAG, encoded by the coding sequence ATGCTCCAAAAATCCCTGCGCGCTCAAATTCTCGCGCTGATCGGCGGCAGTCTTCTGCTGACGCTGCTCATCGCCCTCGTCTGCATTCGCATGCTCAGCGGTAACATCGATCACTTCCAGAAGCTGCTCGACGGCCCGCTGGCCGAACTGCAACTGATCGACGAGGCCAACCTCGAGTTCAAGGTGCAGGTCCAGGAATGGAAGAACGTGCTGCTGCGCGGCAAGCAGTCCGACACTCGCGCCCGCTACTGGAGCCAGTTCGAGAGCCAGGAAACCAAGGTGCAGAAAATCCTTGGCGACCTGCTCGTGCTGAGCGCGGACGAGCCCACCCTTGCGGCTCAAATCGAGCGTCTGCGTAACGAGCACCGTACCCTTGGCGTGGCCTACCGCAAAGGCCTGACCGACTACATCGCCGCTGACGCCGACCCGCTAGCAGGGGACGCCGCCGTAGCCGGGATCGATCGGGCGACCAGTGCTCAACTCAGCGAGCTGGTCAACCAGCTGCATGACGCCGCCGAGCAGCGCTCGGAAACCATTCGTGCCGATGCCGAAACCACCGCAATGCTGGGCCCGGTCATCATGATTCTGGCCGCGGTGGTGGTCGCCCTGCTGAGCCTGTGGCTAGTCAATCGGCAGATCATCGAGCCGATTCGCAGTCTGATCGAACACATCGCCCGCCTGAGCCAGGGCAAGTTCAGCGACCGCGTCGACGCCAGCCGCGCCGACGAGCTGGGCCGTCTCGCCGTCGCCGCCAATGTGCTGCGCGATTTCCTGGCCGACACCTTCACCCGCCTGCGGCAGAGCACCTCCAATCTGGACAGCGCCAGCGGCGAACTCAGCGCCATCGCCAAAATGATGGCCGACGGCACCCGGGAGCAGTTCTCGCGTACCGACCAGGTCGCCACGGCGATGCACGAGATGTCTGCGACCGCTCAGGAAGTATCGCGCCACGCTGCCGAGGCAGCCCAGGCCGCCGATGCTGCCGACCACGCCGCACAGCAGGGTGAGACGGTCATGCGGGCGACCATCGCCACCATCACCGAGATGAGCGGTGAAATCGCCAACACGGCAGCCGTCATTCGCCGCCTCGAAGGCGACAGCGGACGCATCGGCAAGGTGCTGGAGGTGATCCGCGGGATCGCCGATCAGACCAACCTGCTGGCGCTCAACGCGGCCATCGAAGCCGCCCGCGCAGGCGATGCCGGTCGCGGCTTTGCCGTAGTGGCCGACGAGGTGCGCACCCTGGCACAACGCACCGCCGAATCAACCGCTGAAATCCATCAGATCATCGATACCGTGCAGACTGGCGCCAGCAACGCAGTGCGCGCCATCGAGAACGGCCAAACACGCAGCGAACAAGGCGTCGGCCAGGTGACCGAGGCTGGCCAGATGCTGCAGCGCATCACCGAAGCGGTCGAGGCGATTCGCGACATGAACCGCCAGATCGCCACCGCTGCCGAGGAGCAGACAGCAGTGGCCGAAGACATCTCGCGCAACATCACCGAGATCACTTCGATCGCCACCATCAACCAGCAGAACGTGGAGCGGACCGAAACCGCAAGTCAGAACCTTCATGGCCTGTCGGCACAGCTCACCGAAGTCACTCAGCGCCTTGCCGGCTGA
- a CDS encoding imelysin family protein — MIRSNSLRIASGSLFAALVLSACTPTDPQAETSKALVDGVLLPSYTQWAEADRRLAASAIAYCADNQTTEEARAAFVHAQTAWAGLQPLLIGPMGEGNLAWQVQFWPDKKNLVARQVTALLSAKPDLTQADLDGASVVVQGLSAYEYILFDSSIDLGDSATKTRYCPLLTAIGEHQQKLAANVLQQWQDKDGMADQLRSFPNEHYAEPSEAIAELLRVQVTALDGLKKKLGAPLGRQSKGHPQPYQAEGWRSDTTLASISAAVKGAESLWLGADQDGLRKLLGAEQADLAKRIDAGYAELLQQLAGMTQPFGKLLSSEEGRTELDGLYQRIDRLHRLHQLELARALGVQIGFNAHDGD, encoded by the coding sequence ATGATCCGTTCCAACTCCCTGCGCATTGCCAGTGGCAGCCTGTTTGCCGCGCTTGTGTTGAGCGCCTGCACCCCGACTGACCCGCAAGCTGAAACCAGCAAGGCGCTGGTCGATGGCGTGCTGTTGCCGAGCTACACCCAGTGGGCCGAGGCGGACCGCCGCCTGGCTGCAAGCGCTATTGCCTACTGCGCTGACAATCAGACAACCGAGGAGGCACGCGCGGCGTTCGTGCATGCACAGACCGCCTGGGCCGGCTTGCAGCCGCTGCTGATCGGCCCCATGGGCGAAGGCAATCTGGCCTGGCAGGTGCAATTCTGGCCCGACAAGAAGAATCTGGTCGCGCGCCAGGTCACGGCATTGCTTAGCGCCAAACCCGACCTTACCCAGGCCGATCTGGATGGCGCCAGCGTCGTGGTACAGGGCCTGAGCGCCTACGAATACATCCTCTTCGACAGCAGCATCGACCTCGGTGACAGCGCCACCAAAACGCGCTATTGCCCGTTGTTGACGGCTATCGGCGAGCACCAGCAGAAACTCGCCGCCAACGTGCTGCAGCAATGGCAAGACAAGGACGGCATGGCCGACCAGCTGCGCAGCTTCCCCAACGAACATTACGCCGAGCCGAGCGAAGCGATCGCCGAGCTGCTGCGGGTTCAGGTCACCGCACTCGACGGCCTGAAGAAAAAACTCGGCGCCCCGCTCGGTCGGCAGAGCAAGGGGCATCCGCAGCCGTATCAGGCCGAAGGCTGGCGCAGCGACACGACCCTGGCGAGCATCAGCGCGGCCGTCAAAGGCGCCGAAAGCCTGTGGCTGGGCGCCGATCAGGATGGCTTGCGCAAGCTGCTCGGCGCCGAGCAAGCAGACCTGGCCAAGCGCATCGACGCCGGTTACGCCGAACTGCTGCAGCAACTGGCCGGCATGACCCAACCGTTCGGCAAGCTGCTGTCCAGCGAAGAGGGTCGTACCGAGCTCGACGGGCTGTACCAACGGATCGACCGCCTGCATCGCCTGCACCAGCTGGAGCTGGCACGCGCGCTTGGTGTGCAGATCGGCTTTAACGCACACGACGGGGACTGA